A single region of the Candidatus Poribacteria bacterium genome encodes:
- a CDS encoding dockerin type I domain-containing protein — MNKVFLTRRHFSCHSHNLHSFLLIGAILFTLLVTPAFGQTEVQELAVVINALTHPDLGITASLSLINLMESNERRAVDNEILRFSTEPLNRRRAVGISIHGHLAYIPTFNLPVTGAASFGDSIFIINLEDREIVGEIPIRDGATPQQIALINEQKMYVTCAATHEVHVIDIPNRNVTKVLTGSFNKPTGITLLNGKAYVSNPAWEWDPVERKTTYYDSSVTVIDTETDIILKSIPVPTNASTIVNDGESTVILKTTGNYNDISGHLVLIDTTTDEIIETVKLGFTPGSVALNSQKQLFLQGSWQNPGLLVYDVAAQAWIRDEDDVIANFSNDADASISGGLTFAPDGSLYITQPDWSGGGQDFVRVMDVMDASLLQTYRVGPGANNLGFATIMPRREDVNNDGFVNAEDLTIASRFLGDQGPGIIADVNGDQVVNVLDLVLIGQGL, encoded by the coding sequence ATGAACAAAGTTTTTTTGACTCGGCGGCATTTTTCGTGCCATTCGCACAATTTACACTCGTTCCTACTCATCGGTGCGATACTCTTCACACTTCTCGTTACCCCCGCTTTTGGACAAACAGAAGTCCAAGAACTGGCAGTGGTTATAAACGCCCTCACACACCCCGACTTAGGTATCACCGCTTCACTCTCACTCATTAATCTGATGGAATCGAATGAAAGACGGGCTGTTGATAACGAGATACTCCGTTTTAGCACTGAGCCGCTTAATCGGAGGCGAGCCGTCGGCATTTCCATTCACGGGCATCTCGCTTATATCCCTACTTTTAACTTACCCGTTACGGGTGCTGCAAGCTTCGGTGACAGTATCTTTATTATCAACTTGGAAGACCGAGAAATTGTTGGCGAAATCCCAATTCGAGATGGCGCGACACCTCAGCAGATCGCTCTTATCAATGAACAGAAGATGTACGTTACCTGTGCAGCAACGCATGAGGTGCATGTCATCGACATTCCGAATCGCAACGTAACGAAGGTTCTCACCGGCTCCTTTAACAAACCGACGGGCATCACACTTCTCAACGGCAAAGCTTATGTCTCGAATCCGGCATGGGAGTGGGATCCAGTTGAACGAAAAACGACCTATTACGATAGCAGTGTGACAGTGATTGATACAGAGACTGATATTATATTGAAATCCATCCCAGTGCCGACAAACGCAAGTACAATCGTTAACGATGGCGAATCCACTGTTATTCTCAAAACAACGGGCAATTATAATGATATTTCGGGACATCTCGTTCTGATTGACACAACGACTGATGAGATCATCGAAACAGTCAAACTCGGCTTCACGCCTGGCTCCGTCGCCCTCAACTCACAAAAGCAGCTGTTTCTCCAAGGGAGTTGGCAAAACCCGGGCCTGCTCGTCTACGATGTTGCGGCACAAGCGTGGATTCGGGACGAAGATGACGTGATCGCCAACTTCAGCAACGATGCAGATGCCTCTATCAGTGGGGGACTGACCTTCGCGCCAGATGGAAGTCTCTATATCACCCAGCCCGATTGGTCGGGCGGTGGACAGGATTTCGTTCGCGTCATGGATGTCATGGATGCGTCTCTCCTACAAACCTACCGCGTTGGACCCGGTGCCAATAATTTGGGGTTTGCAACGATTATGCCGCGTCGCGAAGATGTCAACAATGACGGGTTCGTCAATGCGGAAGACTTAACAATCGCGAGCAGGTTTTTGGGCGACCAAGGTCCTGGCATAATTGCCGATGTCAATGGCGACCAAGTCGTTAATGTCCTTGACTTAGTGCTGATAGGACAAGGACTTTAA
- the hisI gene encoding phosphoribosyl-AMP cyclohydrolase yields the protein MKILSELKYDRDGLVAAVIQDDTNNEILMVGYMNTEAIKETLTSGRVCFWSRSRQKLWIKGETSGHTQTVKSIAVDCDGDALLIKVEQKVAACHVGYRSCFFREVSPDGESTRVVGEKIFDADAVY from the coding sequence ATGAAAATTCTATCGGAACTTAAATATGACCGCGACGGTTTAGTCGCTGCAGTCATTCAAGATGACACGAACAACGAAATTTTAATGGTAGGCTATATGAACACGGAAGCCATAAAAGAGACATTAACGAGTGGACGTGTCTGCTTCTGGAGCCGTTCCCGCCAGAAACTCTGGATAAAGGGGGAGACTTCAGGGCATACGCAGACGGTTAAGTCTATCGCAGTCGATTGTGATGGCGATGCCTTGCTCATTAAAGTTGAGCAGAAGGTAGCAGCGTGTCATGTTGGCTATCGTTCCTGCTTCTTTCGAGAAGTTTCCCCCGACGGAGAGTCAACGCGTGTGGTAGGTGAAAAGATTTTCGATGCAGATGCTGTCTATTAG